The following proteins come from a genomic window of Geothermobacter hydrogeniphilus:
- a CDS encoding ParA family protein, giving the protein MARIIAIANQKGGVGKTTTAVNLAASLSAAEKSTLLVDMDPQGNATSGVGIDKEALEATVYNGLLEEAGAVDLLCRTELEQLHILPADPDLIGAEVELVAADGRERRLKALLAEIEDNYDYILIDCPPSLGLLTINALTAAEKVLIPMQCEYYAMEGLSQLLNTISLIQQDLNPRLTIGYILLTMFDSRNNLSHQVGEEIRTHFNRQLCETVIPRNVRLSEAPSHGLPVLLYDIASKGSQAYLDLAREIIQAEV; this is encoded by the coding sequence ATGGCCCGGATTATTGCAATTGCCAACCAGAAGGGAGGGGTCGGCAAGACGACCACGGCGGTCAATCTGGCCGCGTCGTTGTCGGCTGCCGAAAAGTCCACCCTGCTGGTCGATATGGACCCCCAGGGAAACGCCACCAGTGGTGTCGGGATCGACAAGGAGGCGCTCGAGGCGACCGTCTACAACGGCCTGCTCGAAGAAGCCGGAGCCGTCGACCTGCTCTGCCGTACGGAACTGGAGCAGCTGCATATCCTGCCGGCCGATCCGGATCTGATCGGCGCCGAAGTTGAACTTGTGGCGGCCGACGGCCGGGAACGGCGACTCAAGGCCCTGCTGGCAGAGATCGAAGACAACTATGATTACATTCTGATCGACTGCCCTCCATCGCTCGGTCTGTTGACCATCAATGCCCTGACCGCGGCGGAAAAAGTGCTGATTCCGATGCAGTGCGAGTACTACGCCATGGAGGGGCTCAGCCAGTTGCTCAATACCATTTCTCTTATTCAGCAGGATCTCAACCCGCGATTGACCATCGGCTACATCCTGTTGACCATGTTCGACAGTCGCAACAACCTCTCCCACCAGGTCGGTGAGGAAATCCGCACCCATTTCAACCGTCAGTTGTGTGAAACGGTGATTCCACGCAATGTGCGGCTTTCCGAAGCGCCAAGCCACGGGTTGCCGGTGCTGCTTTACGATATCGCTTCGAAAGGGTCGCAGGCCTATCTCGACCTGGCCCGGGAAATTATTCAGGCGGAGGTTTGA
- a CDS encoding ParB/RepB/Spo0J family partition protein, with product MAKRPALGKGIGALIPGNVKAVPTTDGTRGSKYFLCPIEELKPHSKQPRKTFDDAKMTELVASIKEKGVIQPLVVRHHDDHYQIIAGERRWRAAQKAGLKEVPVVIQDVSEDWALEMALIENIQREDLNPIEEAEAYRHLMESFDLSQEEVAKRVGRERSTVANMLRLLKLPGKVRGDVIAGHLSMGHARALLGLEDEEDIVEAREQVLARKLSVRECEALVKKIKNFGRVPKNKSEPATVDPELKRLEVELKRTLGTQVRIQPRGKGGRIEVSYFSPAELERLLALFGVS from the coding sequence ATGGCCAAGCGACCTGCACTCGGCAAGGGGATCGGAGCCCTGATCCCGGGAAATGTCAAGGCGGTGCCGACCACAGACGGCACCCGGGGCAGCAAATATTTTCTCTGTCCCATCGAGGAACTCAAACCGCACAGCAAGCAGCCGCGCAAGACCTTTGACGACGCGAAAATGACCGAACTGGTCGCCTCGATCAAGGAAAAAGGGGTGATTCAGCCCCTGGTGGTCCGACACCATGACGACCATTACCAGATCATTGCCGGTGAACGCCGCTGGCGGGCGGCGCAAAAAGCCGGATTGAAGGAAGTGCCGGTCGTCATTCAGGATGTTTCCGAGGATTGGGCGCTGGAAATGGCGCTGATCGAAAATATCCAGCGTGAGGATCTCAATCCGATCGAAGAGGCCGAGGCCTACCGCCATCTGATGGAGAGCTTTGACCTCTCACAGGAAGAAGTTGCCAAGCGGGTCGGCCGGGAAAGGTCCACGGTTGCCAATATGCTGCGCCTGCTCAAGCTGCCGGGTAAGGTCCGCGGCGACGTGATTGCCGGTCATCTCAGCATGGGACATGCCCGCGCCCTGCTCGGTCTTGAGGACGAAGAGGATATCGTCGAAGCACGCGAACAGGTTCTGGCGCGCAAACTGTCGGTCCGTGAATGCGAGGCCCTGGTCAAAAAAATCAAGAATTTCGGTCGTGTGCCGAAGAACAAGTCTGAACCGGCAACCGTTGATCCGGAGTTGAAGCGGCTTGAAGTCGAATTGAAACGGACCCTCGGCACCCAGGTGCGCATTCAGCCCCGGGGCAAGGGAGGCCGTATCGAAGTCAGTTATTTTTCCCCCGCCGAACTGGAGCGCCTGCTTGCTCTGTTCGGAGTCAGCTGA
- a CDS encoding bactofilin family protein encodes MRKDQAIDKGDIKAFLGPGSQFEGKLLFDEIVRLDGRFSGEIVSKDTLIVGQEAEIEAEVTVGTLILSGRFKGNIKAGCKVDLRAPARVEGNIETPVLVVEEGVILNSTLHMDGAKKVPVNKTS; translated from the coding sequence ATGCGTAAAGATCAGGCAATCGACAAGGGGGACATCAAGGCCTTTCTCGGTCCCGGCAGTCAGTTTGAGGGTAAATTGCTGTTTGATGAGATCGTTCGGCTCGATGGCCGTTTCAGTGGCGAGATTGTCAGCAAGGACACCCTGATCGTCGGTCAGGAGGCGGAAATCGAGGCCGAAGTTACGGTCGGTACCCTGATTCTCTCGGGCCGATTCAAAGGCAATATCAAGGCCGGCTGCAAGGTCGACCTGCGGGCCCCTGCCCGGGTCGAGGGCAATATCGAGACCCCGGTGCTGGTGGTCGAGGAAGGGGTGATTCTTAACAGCACCCTGCATATGGACGGGGCGAAAAAGGTCCCCGTCAACAAGACTTCCTGA
- a CDS encoding ATP synthase F0 subunit B: protein MISLDITLVIQFVNFVILMAILNMVLYRPLRRMIEQRKETIEGNRRAADDLEASIEEKMTRYQQQLQEARLKGNQERAALRQAALEEESKTLGAAHEQASAKLQAIKEQVAAEAAVAREALKKETEALAGEIASKILGRKL, encoded by the coding sequence GTGATCAGCCTCGACATTACTCTTGTTATTCAGTTTGTCAATTTCGTCATCCTCATGGCCATCCTTAACATGGTGCTCTACCGTCCGCTACGCCGGATGATTGAGCAACGCAAGGAAACCATCGAGGGCAACCGCCGGGCCGCCGACGATCTGGAGGCGAGCATCGAAGAAAAGATGACCCGCTACCAGCAGCAGTTGCAGGAAGCCCGCCTCAAGGGCAACCAGGAACGTGCTGCCCTGCGTCAGGCCGCTCTTGAGGAAGAAAGCAAAACCCTGGGCGCGGCCCATGAGCAGGCCTCGGCAAAACTGCAGGCGATCAAGGAGCAGGTGGCTGCGGAGGCCGCCGTCGCCCGCGAGGCGCTGAAAAAGGAAACCGAGGCGCTGGCCGGTGAAATTGCCAGCAAGATTCTCGGGAGGAAGCTGTAA
- the atpF gene encoding F0F1 ATP synthase subunit B: MSNTKSNLFKTLIVFAIVLAAGTVFASGGEHQADGGVLLKDFLWRCLNFAVTLGLLAYFVTKPLRNGLAGRRQGIADSLAAAEKMKAEAEAKFAEYDRKLSRAAEEIEEIYQQIRHEGEREKERILDEARQMAVKIKSEAEKSATLEVARARRELREEASRLAVEIAEEMLRKKFTKKDQTRLVDEYIQKVGELH; the protein is encoded by the coding sequence ATGTCGAATACCAAGTCCAATCTTTTCAAGACCCTGATTGTTTTCGCCATTGTCCTGGCCGCCGGCACGGTCTTCGCCTCGGGTGGGGAGCATCAGGCCGACGGCGGGGTATTGCTCAAGGATTTTCTCTGGCGCTGCCTGAACTTTGCCGTCACTCTCGGCCTGCTCGCCTATTTCGTCACCAAGCCGTTGCGCAACGGTCTGGCCGGCCGCCGGCAGGGCATTGCCGACAGCCTGGCCGCCGCTGAAAAGATGAAGGCCGAGGCCGAGGCCAAGTTTGCCGAATATGACCGCAAGCTGAGCCGGGCCGCCGAAGAGATTGAGGAGATCTATCAGCAGATCCGCCACGAAGGTGAACGGGAAAAGGAGCGAATTCTCGACGAAGCCCGGCAAATGGCCGTCAAGATCAAGAGTGAAGCCGAAAAATCGGCAACTCTCGAGGTCGCCAGGGCGCGCCGCGAACTGCGTGAGGAAGCCTCCCGTCTCGCGGTCGAGATTGCCGAGGAGATGTTGCGCAAGAAATTCACCAAGAAAGACCAGACCCGTCTGGTGGATGAATATATTCAGAAGGTGGGAGAGTTACATTGA